The genomic segment TAGGAGGTGACGGTGCCGTCGAATTGCTCGACGCGCGAAGGCTTTCCGGGGCTGTGGTAATCGACGAACAGTTCCCTGCCGTCCGGGCGGCGGACACCCGTGATCTGGCCGATGTCGTTGTGCCGGTAGCGGGTTTCGCGGCCGAGTCGGTCGATCTGAGCGGTGGGTCGGCGATGTTCGTCGTAGCGGGTTGCCGAGGTGTGGCCGAGGGCGTCGGTCACGGCGACGGGTTGATAGTTCTCGTCGATCAGATAGGTGGTTCGGTCACCGAACGAATTGGTGTACCGGGTCAGAGAGCGGCCGCCCGGAAGGGCGAGGTATTCGAAACCGCCCGCCAGGGTGCCGTCGGCACCGCCCTCGGTGACCACGCGTCCGTGCTCGTCGTACTCGTAGTGATAGGTGTAGTTGTTGCGGTCGGTCCACGACGTCATCCGATCGTCGCCGTCGTAGGCGAACACCATGGCCAGGCCGGAGCCGTCGATCACGTGGGTGAGCCGCTCGTGATCGTCGTAACCGAAGGCACGCAGTCGGATTCGCCCACCGAGACCGCTGGGGTCGGCGATGTCGATGGCGGTGACGTGTCCGGCCGGGTCGGTGGTCACGTGAACGGTGTAGCCGCCGGAGTGGACGAGTTCGGTGATGCGGCCGGTGTTGTCGCGTTTGTAGACGATGTGGTTGTGGTGGCGGTCGCTGACGGCGACGAGGGGGTAGACCCCATCGGGGGACGGGATGCCGGGGATTCGGTAGTAGTGCTTGGTGATTCCGGTGACGGGGTCGTCGAGGCGGTAGCCGCCGTAGTCGCAGCGGGTCAATGCGCGCGGCTGGCCGCGGTATTGCGGGCGCATGGGAATGCCGACGGGAGCGTGGGTGTAGTCGACCAGGTCGGCGTCCGGGCCGACGACGACCGCGCCCCGGGTGTCGACCTCTACGCGTTCGTCGAGGCTGGACGCCCAGCGGCGGCCGAAGCAGTGTCCCGCGGAATAGCTGGTGACGTAACGGCGGGTGATCCGCAGGGGCAGCACACCGGGCAGAACGAGGTCGGTTTCCGGCAGATACATCGCGCCGGTGGCGACGTCGACCGGTTCGCCTTCGCCGGAACAGTCCGGGCGCTCGTCACGCAGCGGGACGCTGTCCTCGGGACGGGACGGCGCGTGCTCGGGCGGCAGCGGATCGTGGTGCGGGACACTGTGGGACGCGCAGGCGGCTCCGGTTTCGGCGGCATGGGTCGCACCGGCCTGAGCAGCGTGGGTGGCGGTGCTCGCCCCGGCTTCGGCACCGTGAGCGGCGACACTGGCTCCGGCTTCGGCGCCATGGGCGGCGGCACTCGCTTCGGCCCCGGCACCGTCGCCGACGAACATGCTGGCGATGTTGAAAGCAGCTGTGCCACCGGCCTTGTCCGGGTCGGACAGCCACGAATCCTGGTCGCCGACGATCGAGCTCACCAACGCGACCGGGTCACCGGATATCTGGACGAAGCCGGCCGCATCGGCTTGCAGCGAGTCCGCCGCATCGAGTGGATGCGCCCAGACGTAGGGGTTGTAGGGGCTGATGGCGTTGCCGGCCTTCGCCAGATTGCCCAATGCGCCGGCGAATCCTGCGAGCTGACGAATCCCCCCGAGCGCCCGCTCGCTACCGAAATCCAGCACGTCGGTTGTCATGCGATCCGCGAAACCGGGGAGGTCCGGCGCGAGGTCGGCAGCCGCCGCGAGCGCTCGCGCGGCAGTGGCCGACGCGGTATTGCGTTGCGCGCGAGCGTCGTTGAGTATCTGCTGTGCGGACTCGGCCATCGGCTTGCCCGGATCGGTGAACGCGCCGGGTCGTGGACCTTTGCGGTCACTGTTGTTGAATGCCTGCACTTGCCGGTTGTAGTCGTCGACTGCGGTCTTACCGGCCTGGACCGCTTGCGCGTACTGATGGATCGCGGCGGCTGCCTGCCCTTGGGCCCACAGCACCGCGTAGGCATAGGCGCCCAGCACTTTTCCCGCTTCGTCGCAGGCCTGGGACGCGTCGCTCCACTGTTCGGGATGTTTGGCGTAGACGGTGTGGAAGGCGTCGGCGCCCGCGCCGGTCCAGCCTCCGACATCGATTCGATGCAGCGCCTGCGCGGCCTCGCCGAAGCCTTGTGCGAACACCTGCAGGTCCCCGGCGATTTCGCTGATACGGTCGGGGTCTCCGTGCACCAGCTGCCTGGGATCGTCCGTTTCACCGAGGTTTTTCTCCTCGGGTGTCGCGCCGAGGCGGTCACCGACCACGTCGATCCAGCTGTCGACCGTCTGGGCCCAGTCGTGCAGGCCCAGATCGTCGAGCACGCCACCGACCGCATGCCCGCCCGTTTCGACCGCTTTCCCGGCCGCACGTTCCGCGCGGTGTGCCCAATCCTCGACATCGTCGAGCCAGCTAGCCATGCTTGTAGCCCTGCCCGTGGTCGAACGGATCGAAATCGTGATGCTGCGCGCGTCCGACCATCGAGTCGTCCCACGCCCTCGACCAGTCGGCCCTCGCATCCTGCTGCAGCTGGGTCAGCTCCGCGGGGTCCAGCGCGTGATCGAAATCGTGGCGCGGGGCCGACAAGATCTCCGACCAGCCCGTCCGATCGGCTTGCTCATCGGTGACATGCGGGTTGCTGACGGCGCTCATCGCGTCGACGGTGAGTTCCTTCAGGCTGTTCGCCGACAACTGCTCCACATCGTGATACAGGCCGGCGTCCAGCCCCAGCATGAAAGCGATCTTGTTCGCATCCCGGATCAGCGACCGCACGCCCCACTCCCACCTGTCACAGAACCGGTCGAACGCGCTCTTGCACTCCGCGGTACCGGCCTGCAGCCCCGGCATCTTCATCTCTCCGAACCCGCGCCCGAGATCTCCGGAAACCTTGTCGTGGGCAAGCGAATTCAACTCACCGACGACCGTGTTGATGCCCTCGGCCGCCGCCTTCAGATCCTCGGGATCGACCCGAACGCCATCACCCGACACAGAGACCACCGCTGCTGCAATAGGTTTCAGACATTATCGCGGATCCGGCCCCGGCTCACCAAGCGCGCATTCCGATAGCCGAATGCTGTGCGGGTTCCGATCCCCCTGCACCGCCACGACAGGTTACCGTGGCCGAGCAGGACCTCGATCCGAACCCAAGTGGACGGCACGGTTCCGCCGTGAGGCACGGCTCATGGCCCGGCCGTCACATCCGGGCACGCCCATGACCGGCACCGACCTGGTCCGATGGGCTGGGTGGGCACCGACCGGCTATCACCCATCCTTACTGAGTAGGCGACCCCGCCCTGCTGACGCACCGTCTGACCCAGCAGCTGCCCACCTTCCGACGCCTGCTCGGTCCCCGTCACATCGAACAGGTCCCGGGCGCGAACTGGCCGAGAGATCGACATCCTGGGCAAATGCTCTGAGATCACCTCGCCCATCTGCCGGGTGGTACGGGTGAGGTGTTCCGCGGCAGAGACATTCGATTGCGCCGAGAGGTCGCGATCAAACAGATCGGCCGTGCATTCACCGACGACGAGGAAGCTCGTCGACGATTCGCCCGAGAGGCTCGCATCACCTCCCGGCTGCACCACCCGGGTGTACTGGCAGTGTTCGACTTCGACAAGGACGAACTGTATCTGGTGATGGAACGGCCTAACACCCATGGGTGCATTGCCGGCCGAGCGCGAGATTCGAGGCCTCCCACTCGGCTAGGCAGGAACCAGAGCGAATATTCAACTGCACTATTGTGTTTCGGAACTGTTCGAGAGCGCACCGCCGTCCCGTGCGACCGATCTGCACTCGCTCGGTCTCTTGCTCTTCGAATTACTATCCGGTCGTGAGCCTTCGATTCCAGCAAGCTTGGTCCCGTCATTGCCTGGCTGCGCCCAGTCCAGAGCCGCCGACAACCCGATTCGCCTGGATGTCGACGCGTTACCGCCCCCGGCCTGGCCTCTCGGCGGCCGGCGCTCGGCTCGGCCACCACCACGACGACCACCATCGTCATCCCCATGCCTACGCCTTGGGGACCCCGCCCTTCCGCCCGATGGAGAATGCGATCCGGTACACGTCCGGGAGGTCCAATCGCCCGTCTTTCCTGCGCTGCATCACGCCGAGTTCGATCAATTCGCCGATGAGGCGGCTGTAGTTGTCCGGATACCTGGGGCCGGTGCGCAGTTCGTCTTCGTCACTGCGCGACATCCGGACGGCCTCTTCGCGGAACAGTTGGGACAGTCCTCTCTTTTCCCACAGGTCGACCACAGCCGACTCCTCGATGGGTACCTGCTGTCCGGCGAGTAGTTCAACAGCGGTTCCGACCCACGGCAGATCCTCTCGAATTTCGGTAACCCGGGTCTTGGAAGCCACCTGAACTCCACGACGAATTCCCTCGTGGAAGATCGGGTACGTACTGGAAGGACGGTTCTCGATGGTGTCCTGCACCGCCGCGAACAGCGCAACCATGAAACTGCGCGGACTGACTTGTTCGGTGCCGTCCATCAGATGATTCGGCAACCAAGTGTAGGTTATTCCTTTGCGATAGTTTGCACCCATATAGGGACCGGCTATCTTCCTGAATTCCGCCGCCTGCGTTTCGGCCTCACGCACGAGCGATTCCGGCGGAAGATGTCTGCCGGATGCCGGTTCCCGCCAGCCTGGAGTGGCTGTCCGAAATTTCTCGGCCGCGGGGAGCTCTGAATTGCCGAGGTAGTGGAAGAACAGCCCGTAGAGATTGGCGGTGGACCATTTCAGATCAGCGGCGTTGGATACCAGTTTGGAGGCATCGGGGAAGTGCAGATCGGCCCCCTCCAGCATATCCGGGCGTATGAATATCTTGAACCGGATCGCTTTGGTCCGCAATCGCAAGTCGAGTGCCAATTGCAGAATTCCGCCGACCCAGAGGTCCGCCAGCCGGCGTTCGGAGTGCAGGTGTTCGAGTGCGTCGAACAGTATGAGCTGTGTGGTGGCGGACGCCTGTGCTTCCTGGTCGGCACGCGCAATCCAGCGATCACGTTCGCCAGGATTGTCCCGCAACCAGTCGAGCCGCGCCGACCAGCCGGCGGCCGCACTGATCCCGGGATGTTTCAACGCGACCAGCAACACGGCGTTCCACAGCTGGTATGCCTCGGCTCCGGAATCAATGAGCTGCCGCAGTTCACTCGGTCCCGGGTAGCGGTCCGGTTCGAGGTCGGCACCGAATCCGGCCGAGACCTGCACTCGATTCAGGCGATCGATGTTGTACTCGGCTGCCGCGAGCCTGCGCAGATCGTCGTTCAACAGTGAGCGGCACCAAACGGTCTTCCCGACACCCCGGCCACCGCGGACGACCGTCGCGTCGACATCCAGTGCCCGCCGATGCCGGTCCGGGGTGAAAAGACTCGTGATCGAAGGCCGGATCGTGTCCGCATCCTGCGCCGAGGGAAGCGCATCGGACAGCAGCGCACGGTACTCGTCGACATCCAGGTGGACAGTGCTCATACAGTTCCTCCCGTAACCAGATTCCCTGCATCACGGAGGAATTCAGCGTAAGCAGTTCCCACAAATCCTATATCGGCCAGGTCGGTAGAAACCGCATCGATACCGACCAGCTCTTGGGTGAACAGAATCGGAATCGGAAAATGTGGTCCGGTAATATCTTCAGGACTCGGATTGAACCCCACCGAGTCACCATCCGGCAGGTTGTCGTACAAAATGGAGAAGCATGACCACGAGCGATCGACAAAAGAATCCAGATAATGGTCCTTGGACATCCCCGGACGGTCGGGCACCATGGCCGCGACCATTTTGATCTTCTCACGAACGGACTGCGCTTGGCCACATTCCTGCCAATATCGAAACAGGTCCTGATAACCGTCCCAGGTCTGGGAATTATCTGCCCCGAAAAGCAGCGCGAGGTCACTGAGTTTGGAAATTGTCACCGCCGCCAGGTCGTGCAATCCCGCCCGACTGTCCAGCAACACCACATCCGGCCGCCTGCTGCGATCGGCAATGGAATCTTCACAGGCGGTGACGGCCGATTCCAACCGGTCCGCGAAGGTCGACCCACCCGACAATTCACCATACACTCTGTTGAGTTTGCTCACATAGGTATAATTGCCGTCACCATTACCGGCGCCGCGTGCCGGAGCCACCCACAGTTCGCCGTTTCCACGTGCAGAGAATTTCGATGCGCGCACCACCAAATCCAGACCATCGGAATTCTCCACGGCAGATTCGACCATTTGGTCGATCAACCCGTAACGAGGAAGTTCGTCACCGGCGACCAACATCGGCCCCACCCCCGGAGACTCGAGGTCCAGGTCCACGACAAGTACACATCTACCCGAATCTGCCAAGTAACGGGCCAGCATACCGGTGGCGGTCGATCGGCCCACCCCACCTTTGAAACCGTACAGGGCGACACGAAATGAGCCACTCGGGTCGGGAGATTGCGGCCGAACCCGCGCCCAATCCTGTCCGACAATTGTGTTCTCGATGCGGCGGATCTTCCCATGCCCCGCGATATTCTGGTCGATCGGCTCCGGCAACGCTCGACCGAGGAGTTCGGCTGCCATGAACAGACTCGAGGCCACGACCACAGGACGCTCGGCCTTGTAGGGCCCGAACCGATCTGACGCAAGACGTTGCCATTCGGCAAGCGCGTCGGGGTCGACTTCCTGCTCCTGGTCGTCCAGAACCAGGGTCATCCGCCCCAGCACGTCGCGCACCATCACGACGCCAAGCCCGGTGGAGGCTATTTCCTTCGCGATTTCCCGGGCCCGAGGAATCACATCGTCGAAGCGGATGGGGTCGGAGTCCATGGTCACGGGATCCTCCCGGCGAGACTCGCTTCCTGTTCCAGGGTCAGCATGTCGACCGATGCGTTCTTCCGCTCGGCCACCGTCGTCGCCGTTACCGTCGTGTCGTCACGATACCGATCCGCGACATCCCAGGTACTGAACGGATCCGACGTCGTCAGTATCCGGTGTAGCTTTCCGCCGGAACGGCCGTGAATATGCAGCGGCAGATCGTGCCACAGGTTGGGTAGGTGGCCGAGGTCCTTCTTGTCCGAGCCGATCCACGGTTTGTTCGGCGGGTTTCCGTTTACCCTTTTCGGCGCCATGCTCGCCCCGCCGTACCGCAGCATCATGCTCTTCAAAGCACACTCGACGGCAAATCCATAGTGGTGGTCGGCATTCGGCAGCCGACTGTCGTCGTGCAAGTAGACGGCGTCCTTGTGGTGCCGCTGCGCAGCGCACCGATAGTCATCTTCGAACGAGGTCTGTGGCACACCGCAGATCCTAACCATTCAGCCGTGATTTTCCCGCAATCAGCCGATCGTCACCCCGCCAGATCCGCCAGCAACGCCCCCAACACCGATTCCTCGTGCAGATCCCGCCCCACCGATCCGTGCACCCCCACCAGCGAATCCCCCTCCCCCGCACCGAAATACCCGGTGTACGTGGCGATATCGAACCGCCACAACCCGGCCCCCGGCGCCGCCGTACGCACGGCGTCCACGATGACGAATCCGGTCGCGTCGATATCCGCCCGTACCCGCACCTCGATACCCGCGTCCGCGGCACCGGCGATCAGATCCAGCGCCGCCAGCGCCGGTACCCCGTCGGTGCAGATGAGCGGCGCACAGCGCTCCCCCAGTTCGTCGGCAGCGGCCTCGACCACGGTCGGGTTCTCACAGACGTATATCCGCGGCGGCGGTGGCTGGAAATGCCAGGGCCCCAACAGGTCCCGCAGGGTGAGCCAGGCCGGGGCGCCCGGCCGGTGACCGGCGGTGATGTCCAGTGGCAGGTTCAAGGTCAGTACCCGGGACGACACCGTATCGCAGCGGACGCCGGCGGCCGACCAGACCGCTCGCCATTCTCGTCCCGGCCGGGCCGGCCGCGCGACACAGGTTTTCGCGGCGATGAGCCGGGCCGTCGCCCGGCCCAACTCGGTGTCGTAATCCAGCGCGTGCGCGTTGTGGGTGACGATGGCGGCCAGCTGGGCGAGCCGCATCGGCGGACCGGTCCACGGTAAACGGGGCCACACCTCGGCTATCTGCCCGGCGAGTTCCGCGGCCCGCCCGGTGCCGGGTCTGGGGATGCTCCGATCCGCCAGCCACCGCCGGCCCACCTCGGCGGAAACCCCGACAGCATCGAGTATTTCCAGAAC from the Nocardia sp. BMG111209 genome contains:
- a CDS encoding TIGR02679 domain-containing protein; its protein translation is MMNEPVPEGLRVWAALPGPARVLGAVRRRAQRGGGLERGKLSITLTSDERRQVGRLLGTAWEVSGGPVTLQAFASGLRDHRMTVRGFVETLDGMPLVDRRETRDAEHRAAQEEHGQVLEILDAVGVSAEVGRRWLADRSIPRPGTGRAAELAGQIAEVWPRLPWTGPPMRLAQLAAIVTHNAHALDYDTELGRATARLIAAKTCVARPARPGREWRAVWSAAGVRCDTVSSRVLTLNLPLDITAGHRPGAPAWLTLRDLLGPWHFQPPPPRIYVCENPTVVEAAADELGERCAPLICTDGVPALAALDLIAGAADAGIEVRVRADIDATGFVIVDAVRTAAPGAGLWRFDIATYTGYFGAGEGDSLVGVHGSVGRDLHEESVLGALLADLAG
- a CDS encoding KGGVGR-motif variant AAA ATPase is translated as MDSDPIRFDDVIPRAREIAKEIASTGLGVVMVRDVLGRMTLVLDDQEQEVDPDALAEWQRLASDRFGPYKAERPVVVASSLFMAAELLGRALPEPIDQNIAGHGKIRRIENTIVGQDWARVRPQSPDPSGSFRVALYGFKGGVGRSTATGMLARYLADSGRCVLVVDLDLESPGVGPMLVAGDELPRYGLIDQMVESAVENSDGLDLVVRASKFSARGNGELWVAPARGAGNGDGNYTYVSKLNRVYGELSGGSTFADRLESAVTACEDSIADRSRRPDVVLLDSRAGLHDLAAVTISKLSDLALLFGADNSQTWDGYQDLFRYWQECGQAQSVREKIKMVAAMVPDRPGMSKDHYLDSFVDRSWSCFSILYDNLPDGDSVGFNPSPEDITGPHFPIPILFTQELVGIDAVSTDLADIGFVGTAYAEFLRDAGNLVTGGTV
- a CDS encoding putative T7SS-secreted protein produces the protein MASWLDDVEDWAHRAERAAGKAVETGGHAVGGVLDDLGLHDWAQTVDSWIDVVGDRLGATPEEKNLGETDDPRQLVHGDPDRISEIAGDLQVFAQGFGEAAQALHRIDVGGWTGAGADAFHTVYAKHPEQWSDASQACDEAGKVLGAYAYAVLWAQGQAAAAIHQYAQAVQAGKTAVDDYNRQVQAFNNSDRKGPRPGAFTDPGKPMAESAQQILNDARAQRNTASATAARALAAAADLAPDLPGFADRMTTDVLDFGSERALGGIRQLAGFAGALGNLAKAGNAISPYNPYVWAHPLDAADSLQADAAGFVQISGDPVALVSSIVGDQDSWLSDPDKAGGTAAFNIASMFVGDGAGAEASAAAHGAEAGASVAAHGAEAGASTATHAAQAGATHAAETGAACASHSVPHHDPLPPEHAPSRPEDSVPLRDERPDCSGEGEPVDVATGAMYLPETDLVLPGVLPLRITRRYVTSYSAGHCFGRRWASSLDERVEVDTRGAVVVGPDADLVDYTHAPVGIPMRPQYRGQPRALTRCDYGGYRLDDPVTGITKHYYRIPGIPSPDGVYPLVAVSDRHHNHIVYKRDNTGRITELVHSGGYTVHVTTDPAGHVTAIDIADPSGLGGRIRLRAFGYDDHERLTHVIDGSGLAMVFAYDGDDRMTSWTDRNNYTYHYEYDEHGRVVTEGGADGTLAGGFEYLALPGGRSLTRYTNSFGDRTTYLIDENYQPVAVTDALGHTSATRYDEHRRPTAQIDRLGRETRYRHNDIGQITGVRRPDGRELFVDYHSPGKPSRVEQFDGTVTSYEYGDDGDLVATVDASGATTGFEHESTGGTWVVADPAGGHTLIDRNPAGLPIAVTDPAGGITRYHHDPFGRIVAVHRPDGTVTAVEWSVDGKPLRRIHPDGTSESWIWDAEGNLLSHTDAGGRTTGYTYGPFDKPTARIAPDGTVTRYRWDAETRLAAVTNPQGLTWVYTYDPCGRLASETDFDGLTTEYRYDAAGQLIARIRDGLEITYEYNELGDVVAERAPDGDVVYTHDVMGRIMTATGDVEVAFERDVLGRVTAEIIDGIRVESHYDIAGHRIRRTTPAGAVDYHHDYSGRLAAIETAGRRIDFEYDALGRETRRTLARDLVFETAWTPRDLPAEQTLTTGRTTGFSLELGLPSTPPLPAPEPERRLLERTYTYHPDTALASVHDTLGGTQAYTLDPVGRVTTVTGNRTESYSYDTAGNLTAGYASTPARTGDSTNEYRGTRLIRSGRSTWHHDSVGRPIHRTATRLSRKPETWHYEWDSRDRLCAVTTPDGNRWTYTYDPFGRRVRKAGTTTDGTVLDDIRFTWDGDHLIAQVDRSGNTTIWTHRPGSTTLLIQSETSIPEQGSVDERFYAIITDLVGGPANLIDPDTRSVAGHAMTTLWGQTTWAGAATPLRFPGQYFDAETGFHYNRHRYYHPAVGRYLTTDPLGLAPSPNPAAYASNPTGWIDPLGLAPAEGCGKQDSDPSRNEAFRDAKRDLDIPMSQHPDSVARVRLQDKWGQSILDDNGMPIYTREYSFTRPDGSRVVIQDHGAGHYYGPGDPGNQGPHLNVRPDWNTRTGKIDGTQEHYPFRR